The proteins below are encoded in one region of Phytoactinopolyspora mesophila:
- a CDS encoding PPOX class F420-dependent oxidoreductase, which translates to MPALSDHARSLFSRPILGWATAVRPDGTPHNSVVWLDVEDDDTVVFNTAIDRAKERYLRANPKVSLSVSDPDQTFSWASVSGTATFTTEDGDEVINRLSHKYDGKDFRELKEGERRVTVRVKVEHLVEQSAP; encoded by the coding sequence ATGCCCGCCCTGTCCGACCACGCCCGCTCGCTGTTCTCCCGGCCGATTCTCGGCTGGGCTACCGCGGTCCGCCCCGACGGGACGCCCCACAACTCCGTGGTCTGGCTGGATGTCGAGGACGACGACACCGTCGTGTTCAACACCGCGATCGATCGCGCCAAAGAGCGCTATCTCCGGGCGAATCCCAAGGTCTCGCTCAGCGTTTCTGATCCGGACCAGACCTTCAGCTGGGCAAGCGTCAGCGGCACCGCCACCTTCACCACTGAGGACGGTGACGAAGTGATCAACCGGTTGTCGCACAAGTACGACGGCAAAGACTTCCGCGAACTCAAGGAGGGCGAGCGACGCGTCACTGTGCGGGTGAAGGTGGAACACCTCGTCGAGCAGTCGGCTCCCTGA
- a CDS encoding peptidoglycan-binding domain-containing protein: MATTHAIPVVPAERQPSTHWFRRASATIRTAANAIVCLPPIRLPGAWRTPEADPGSVQRILVALGRLDAGAATGTANASTTRAVAAFQHASGLPADGVADAHTVHAMARSWHRSAMS, translated from the coding sequence ATGGCCACCACCCATGCCATCCCGGTTGTCCCGGCCGAGCGGCAGCCGTCCACACACTGGTTTCGGCGTGCCTCGGCCACGATACGCACCGCTGCGAACGCGATTGTCTGCCTGCCGCCCATCCGCCTGCCAGGAGCCTGGCGCACGCCCGAGGCCGACCCGGGTTCCGTACAGCGAATCCTGGTCGCGCTCGGCCGGCTCGACGCTGGTGCGGCCACCGGCACGGCGAACGCCTCTACCACGCGCGCCGTCGCGGCGTTCCAGCACGCGAGCGGGCTGCCGGCAGACGGCGTGGCCGACGCACACACCGTTCACGCCATGGCCCGTAGCTGGCACCGTTCGGCTATGAGCTGA
- a CDS encoding NAD(P)H-quinone dehydrogenase, with amino-acid sequence MAVVTRVAILGGGPGGYEAALVAAQLGADVTLVDRDGIGGSTVLTDCVPSKTLIATAEVASDAAESSELGIALGDDAVRVDLKRVNARVRRLAEAQSSDTAASVERAGVRIVRGTGRLAPGDRVVVDLAEGGSEELTADVALLATGARPRILPDAQPDGERILTWEQVYDLDELPERLIVVGSGVTGAEFASAYNALGSDVVLVSSRDRVLPGEDADAARVLEDVFARRGLTVLSRSRAASVQRSGEGVVVTLSDGRTVEGSHCLMAVGSVPNTEDLGLEECGVELDDHGFISVDRVSRTSGRGVYAAGDCTGILMLASVAAMQGRTAMWHALGDAVHPLDLKTVAANVFTDPEIATVGWSQAAVDSGEIDARAVKLPLATNARAKMQGISDGFVKIFCRPGTGIVVGGVVVAPRASELIHPISLAVEASLTVDQLARSFTVYPSLSGSIAEAARRLRQRN; translated from the coding sequence ATGGCGGTTGTGACACGTGTGGCGATTCTCGGTGGCGGCCCTGGCGGATACGAGGCTGCGTTGGTGGCGGCCCAGCTCGGCGCGGATGTGACGCTCGTCGACCGGGACGGGATCGGCGGCTCGACTGTGCTGACCGACTGCGTGCCCAGCAAGACGCTGATCGCCACCGCTGAAGTCGCCTCCGATGCCGCCGAATCCAGCGAGCTGGGTATCGCACTGGGCGACGACGCAGTCCGGGTCGACCTGAAGCGGGTCAACGCGCGGGTCCGGCGGCTGGCTGAAGCTCAGTCCTCGGACACCGCGGCCAGCGTAGAACGCGCGGGTGTCCGGATCGTGCGCGGCACCGGTCGGCTGGCGCCGGGGGACCGGGTCGTCGTCGACCTGGCCGAGGGCGGCAGCGAAGAGCTGACCGCCGACGTCGCCCTGCTTGCCACAGGGGCGCGGCCGCGCATCCTGCCAGACGCACAGCCGGACGGCGAACGGATCTTGACCTGGGAGCAGGTGTACGACCTCGATGAACTGCCGGAGCGGCTGATCGTGGTCGGGTCCGGTGTCACGGGAGCGGAGTTCGCCAGCGCCTACAACGCGCTCGGGTCCGACGTCGTGCTCGTTTCCTCCCGAGACCGGGTCCTGCCTGGAGAAGACGCCGACGCCGCGCGGGTCCTGGAAGACGTCTTCGCTCGCCGTGGGCTGACCGTACTGTCCCGCTCGCGGGCTGCCTCGGTGCAGCGCTCCGGCGAGGGCGTGGTGGTGACGTTGTCCGACGGGCGGACCGTCGAGGGCTCGCACTGCCTCATGGCTGTCGGCTCCGTGCCCAACACCGAGGATCTCGGTTTGGAGGAGTGCGGCGTCGAGCTCGACGATCACGGCTTCATCAGTGTCGATCGAGTGTCGCGGACGTCCGGCCGCGGTGTCTACGCCGCCGGTGACTGCACCGGGATCCTCATGCTGGCTTCGGTGGCTGCCATGCAGGGCCGCACTGCCATGTGGCACGCGCTGGGCGACGCTGTACATCCGCTCGACCTCAAGACTGTCGCGGCCAACGTCTTCACCGATCCCGAGATCGCCACCGTCGGCTGGAGCCAGGCCGCTGTCGACTCCGGAGAGATCGATGCCCGAGCGGTCAAACTGCCGCTCGCCACCAACGCCCGGGCCAAGATGCAGGGCATCTCCGATGGCTTTGTGAAGATTTTTTGCCGGCCGGGCACGGGGATCGTCGTGGGAGGCGTCGTGGTCGCGCCGCGTGCCAGCGAGCTGATCCATCCGATCTCGCTGGCGGTCGAGGCGTCGCTGACCGTTGATCAGCTGGCCCGTTCCTTCACCGTCTACCCGTCGTTGTCCGGCTCGATCGCCGAAGCCGCCCGCCGCCTGCGCCAGCGGAACTGA
- a CDS encoding UxaA family hydrolase, giving the protein MPAGPRLLRLRPDDSVVVTLDGLGPGVAVPVPDSGGGPVVTREAVPPGHKIAAVPIADGAPIHKYGQVIGYATRAIQAGEHVHVHNVGFADTENSAVTTGTVPAPEPVQPETFQGIVRADGRVATRNYVGIITSVNCSATVAKLVAERVRMSGMLAAHPSVDGVVAITHQTGCGLASDGAGLELLKRTLSGYAKHPNFGGLVVVGLGCEVNQIAELELPTTTPIRSMTIQDAGGTAAAVRAGVEGVESLLAMMDIEREPVPASKLILGLECGGSDGHSGITANPALGVAADLLVAQGGTAVLGETPEIYGAEHLLAQRAVDDDVAARLLDRIAWWREYTAKHGGSLDNNPSPGNKEGGISTILEKSLGAVAKAGSTPLRDVRLFAEPVTAKGLVFMDTPGYDPVSVTGMVAGGANVVCFTTGRGSVYGCKPVPSLKLATNSEMYRRMSEDMDINCGVIADGELTVEQMGRQIFERILATASGEQTASEVLGFGDEEFAPWQLGAVM; this is encoded by the coding sequence ATGCCCGCTGGTCCCCGTTTGCTTCGCCTACGCCCTGACGACTCTGTCGTGGTGACACTCGACGGCTTGGGGCCGGGCGTGGCGGTGCCCGTCCCAGACTCTGGCGGCGGCCCCGTCGTCACCCGCGAGGCAGTCCCGCCCGGGCACAAGATCGCCGCTGTGCCTATCGCAGACGGCGCCCCGATCCACAAATACGGTCAGGTAATCGGTTACGCCACCCGGGCCATCCAGGCGGGAGAGCACGTCCACGTGCACAACGTGGGTTTCGCTGACACCGAAAACTCGGCGGTGACGACGGGCACGGTCCCCGCGCCGGAGCCGGTGCAGCCTGAGACTTTCCAGGGCATCGTGCGCGCCGACGGCCGAGTGGCCACCCGCAACTACGTCGGGATCATCACCTCGGTGAACTGCTCGGCCACAGTGGCCAAACTCGTCGCCGAGCGGGTCCGGATGTCCGGGATGCTGGCTGCGCACCCGAGTGTGGACGGCGTCGTCGCCATCACCCACCAGACCGGGTGCGGGCTGGCTTCCGACGGCGCCGGGCTCGAACTCCTCAAACGCACCTTGTCCGGGTATGCGAAACACCCGAACTTCGGGGGCCTGGTGGTGGTGGGGCTCGGCTGCGAGGTCAATCAGATCGCCGAGCTCGAGTTGCCGACGACGACGCCGATCAGGAGCATGACGATCCAAGACGCCGGCGGGACCGCGGCCGCGGTGCGAGCGGGCGTGGAAGGCGTTGAGTCGCTGCTGGCCATGATGGATATCGAACGAGAGCCGGTGCCGGCCTCCAAGCTGATTCTCGGACTCGAATGCGGCGGCTCGGACGGACACTCCGGCATCACCGCCAATCCGGCGCTGGGCGTCGCCGCCGACCTACTCGTCGCCCAGGGCGGCACCGCCGTTCTCGGCGAGACTCCCGAGATCTACGGCGCCGAGCACCTGCTCGCGCAGCGTGCGGTCGACGACGACGTCGCGGCCCGGCTCCTGGACCGGATCGCGTGGTGGCGCGAATACACCGCGAAACACGGCGGCAGCCTGGACAACAACCCGTCGCCGGGAAACAAGGAAGGCGGCATCAGCACCATCCTCGAGAAGTCGCTCGGCGCCGTGGCCAAGGCCGGTTCAACGCCATTGCGCGACGTGCGCCTGTTCGCCGAGCCGGTGACCGCCAAAGGTCTCGTGTTCATGGACACCCCCGGCTACGATCCCGTGTCGGTCACCGGGATGGTCGCCGGCGGGGCCAACGTCGTCTGCTTCACCACCGGGCGCGGCTCGGTCTACGGCTGCAAACCGGTCCCGAGCTTGAAGCTGGCCACCAACTCGGAGATGTACCGGCGCATGTCGGAAGACATGGACATCAACTGCGGTGTCATCGCCGACGGTGAACTCACCGTCGAGCAGATGGGCCGGCAGATCTTCGAACGCATCCTGGCCACGGCGTCGGGCGAGCAGACGGCCAGCGAGGTGCTCGGCTTCGGCGACGAAGAGTTCGCGCCGTGGCAGTTGGGTGCCGTCATGTAG
- a CDS encoding purine-nucleoside phosphorylase, translated as MPENTSPHELARAAAHQLATVTGIDNHHVALVLGSGWGGAADLIGETVAEIPATELPGFTPPAVEGHIGTIRSIRISGAEPAAPDAAKYALVLGARTHLYEGHGVRAVVHGIRTAAAAGVSTLVLTNGCGGLRPEWAPGTPVLISDHINLTATSPLEGATFVDLTDLYSSRLRVLAREVDSTLDEGVYVQFRGPHYETPAEIQFTKRIGGDLVGMSTALEAIAAREAGVEVLGISLITNMAAGISPEPLSHAEVIETGRAAAPRISALLAQITAHVTR; from the coding sequence GTGCCTGAGAACACATCGCCCCACGAACTCGCCCGCGCAGCCGCTCACCAGCTGGCGACGGTGACCGGCATCGACAATCACCACGTTGCGCTCGTCCTCGGTTCAGGCTGGGGCGGAGCAGCCGACCTGATCGGCGAAACCGTCGCCGAGATACCCGCCACCGAGCTTCCGGGATTCACCCCGCCGGCTGTCGAGGGACACATCGGCACTATCCGATCCATTCGCATCTCCGGCGCGGAGCCCGCCGCGCCGGACGCCGCGAAGTACGCGCTCGTACTAGGTGCCCGAACGCACCTTTACGAGGGACATGGGGTGCGCGCCGTCGTACACGGCATCCGCACCGCGGCGGCCGCCGGGGTGTCGACGCTGGTCCTCACCAACGGCTGCGGCGGGTTGCGTCCGGAATGGGCTCCGGGAACTCCGGTCTTGATCAGCGATCACATCAACCTCACGGCTACGTCGCCGCTCGAGGGCGCCACCTTCGTCGACCTGACCGACCTTTACTCTTCACGGCTGCGTGTCCTGGCCCGCGAGGTGGACTCCACCCTCGACGAGGGCGTCTACGTCCAGTTCCGCGGACCGCATTACGAGACACCTGCCGAGATCCAGTTCACGAAGCGAATCGGTGGTGATCTGGTCGGGATGTCCACCGCCCTCGAAGCCATCGCCGCACGCGAGGCGGGCGTCGAAGTGCTCGGTATATCGCTGATCACCAACATGGCGGCTGGCATCAGCCCCGAACCACTCAGCCACGCTGAGGTCATCGAGACCGGTCGCGCGGCCGCGCCGCGCATCAGCGCGCTGCTGGCCCAGATCACCGCCCACGTCACACGATGA
- a CDS encoding phospho-sugar mutase has product MNDVLYEAQTWLADDPDPATRAELRTLIEQADRGDADALAELGDRFSGFLVFGTAGLRGALGAGPNRMNRSVVIRAAAGLAGYLNAMREPVTGGRHRVVIGYDARHGSHTFAMDSAAVMTGAGIETLVMPRPLPTPVLAFAVRKLNADAGIMVTASHNPPQDNGYKVYLGGHDGGSQIVAPIDAEIASYIHDVHFTAHIRRASDGWTEVGEDVIGAYVNAAAAVVDSPQQTRNLRIVHTSLHGVGGTSVADALARAGFSDVHPVPEQAEPDPDFPTVAFPNPEEPGAIDLALALAEQTDADIVLANDPDADRLAVAIPAREATPDRPRWQMLHGDEVGALLGLHLARKAGGTTPGTFVSTIVSSRLLGRIAESHRIAHVETLTGFKWISRVPGLAFGYEEALGYCVDPESVRDKDGISAAVLLAELAADTLAAGSTLWDVLDELARTHGVHATDQLSFRVEDLKMITDAMRWLRRHPPPELGGAAVTARHDLREAATGLPPTDGLRYLTADGSRVIVRPSGTEPKLKCYLEAVVDVVDDDVAAARAIAAARLTALRTDVAQALRL; this is encoded by the coding sequence ATGAACGATGTGCTCTACGAAGCCCAGACCTGGCTGGCTGACGACCCCGATCCAGCCACCCGGGCAGAACTGCGCACGCTGATCGAACAGGCCGATCGAGGCGACGCGGACGCACTCGCCGAACTCGGCGACCGCTTCTCCGGCTTCCTCGTGTTCGGCACGGCCGGCCTGCGCGGCGCGTTGGGTGCCGGGCCGAACCGGATGAACCGTTCGGTGGTCATCCGCGCGGCCGCCGGACTCGCCGGATACCTCAATGCGATGCGGGAGCCGGTCACCGGCGGGCGGCACCGGGTTGTCATCGGGTACGACGCACGTCACGGCTCACACACATTCGCCATGGACAGCGCCGCGGTGATGACGGGCGCTGGGATCGAAACGCTCGTCATGCCGCGGCCGCTACCTACCCCCGTTCTGGCCTTCGCGGTGCGCAAACTGAACGCCGACGCCGGGATCATGGTGACCGCGAGCCACAATCCGCCGCAGGACAATGGCTACAAGGTGTATCTCGGCGGACACGATGGTGGCTCACAGATCGTCGCCCCGATCGACGCGGAGATCGCCTCCTACATCCACGACGTGCATTTCACCGCCCACATCCGCCGGGCCAGCGACGGTTGGACCGAGGTCGGCGAGGACGTCATAGGCGCCTATGTCAACGCTGCCGCCGCCGTGGTCGATTCTCCACAGCAAACCCGGAACCTGCGCATCGTGCACACCTCATTACATGGCGTCGGTGGCACGAGTGTCGCCGACGCACTCGCCCGGGCTGGTTTCAGTGACGTCCATCCGGTACCGGAGCAGGCCGAGCCCGACCCGGACTTCCCCACCGTCGCCTTTCCCAACCCGGAGGAACCTGGGGCAATCGATCTGGCGCTCGCGCTGGCCGAGCAGACCGACGCCGACATCGTGCTTGCCAACGACCCCGACGCCGACCGGCTAGCCGTCGCGATCCCCGCCCGGGAGGCTACTCCCGACCGCCCCCGCTGGCAGATGCTGCACGGCGACGAGGTCGGTGCGCTCTTGGGGCTGCACCTGGCCCGCAAGGCCGGCGGCACAACACCTGGCACGTTCGTCAGCACCATCGTGTCCTCGAGACTGCTCGGCCGGATCGCGGAGTCTCACCGAATCGCGCATGTGGAGACGCTGACCGGATTCAAATGGATCTCCCGTGTGCCTGGCCTCGCGTTCGGCTACGAAGAAGCGCTGGGCTACTGCGTCGACCCCGAATCGGTACGCGACAAAGACGGCATCTCGGCGGCGGTGCTCCTTGCCGAGCTCGCAGCCGACACACTCGCCGCCGGTTCGACGCTGTGGGATGTCCTCGACGAACTGGCCCGCACACACGGCGTGCACGCCACGGATCAGCTTTCGTTCCGGGTTGAAGACCTGAAGATGATCACCGATGCGATGCGATGGCTGCGCCGGCACCCACCGCCTGAACTCGGCGGCGCGGCGGTCACGGCCAGGCACGACCTCCGCGAAGCCGCCACCGGCTTGCCGCCCACTGACGGACTGCGCTATCTCACCGCGGACGGCTCACGGGTGATCGTTCGCCCCAGCGGCACCGAACCGAAGCTCAAGTGCTACTTGGAAGCGGTGGTGGACGTCGTGGACGACGACGTGGCCGCGGCCCGGGCCATCGCCGCAGCACGGCTCACAGCGCTGCGCACAGACGTCGCCCAAGCGCTGCGCCTTTAG
- the deoC gene encoding deoxyribose-phosphate aldolase — protein MTVLDEVRIADVTSSEAALRRFLHGLPGVDQVGAEARAAGLATRSIKTTAKAFAIDLAISMIDLTTLEGQDTRGKVRALCAKAQHPDPSDPSVPQVAAICVYPDLVATAKEALGSSGIKVASVATAFPAGRTSLDVKQADTRDAVAAGADEVDMVIDRGAFLSGRYGQVFDEIVTVKEACGQAHLKVILETGELATFDNVRRASWLAMLAGADFIKTSTGKVAPAATLPVTLVMLEAVRDFREATGRQVGVKPAGGIRTTKDAVRYLVLVNETAGEDWLSPDWFRIGASSLLNDLLMQRQKMATGRYAGPDYFTLD, from the coding sequence ATGACTGTGCTGGATGAGGTGCGCATTGCGGACGTGACGTCGTCGGAGGCAGCGCTGCGGCGGTTTCTGCACGGGCTGCCCGGAGTCGATCAGGTCGGAGCCGAAGCCCGGGCAGCCGGGCTCGCGACGCGCTCGATCAAGACCACAGCCAAGGCGTTCGCCATCGATCTCGCGATATCGATGATCGACCTCACGACGCTGGAAGGCCAGGACACCCGGGGCAAGGTCCGCGCTCTGTGCGCCAAGGCGCAGCATCCGGACCCATCGGATCCGAGTGTCCCTCAGGTGGCCGCCATCTGTGTGTATCCCGACCTGGTCGCCACCGCCAAAGAGGCCCTGGGCAGCAGCGGCATCAAGGTAGCCAGTGTCGCCACCGCGTTCCCGGCCGGTCGCACCAGCCTGGATGTCAAGCAGGCCGACACCCGCGACGCCGTCGCCGCGGGCGCGGACGAAGTCGACATGGTGATCGACCGCGGAGCGTTCCTTTCCGGGCGGTACGGCCAGGTGTTCGACGAGATCGTCACGGTCAAGGAAGCCTGCGGGCAGGCGCACCTCAAGGTAATCCTGGAGACCGGTGAACTCGCCACGTTCGACAACGTCCGCCGCGCCTCGTGGCTGGCGATGCTGGCCGGCGCCGACTTCATCAAGACCAGCACCGGCAAGGTCGCACCAGCGGCAACACTGCCGGTCACGCTCGTGATGCTCGAGGCTGTGCGCGACTTCCGCGAAGCCACCGGCCGGCAGGTCGGCGTGAAACCGGCTGGCGGGATCCGGACTACCAAGGACGCCGTCCGGTACCTGGTGCTCGTGAACGAGACCGCCGGTGAAGACTGGCTCAGCCCCGACTGGTTCCGTATTGGCGCCTCCAGCCTGCTGAACGATCTTCTGATGCAACGCCAGAAGATGGCCACCGGGCGCTACGCCGGGCCGGACTACTTCACCCTCGACTAG
- a CDS encoding aldehyde dehydrogenase family protein codes for MAKFEYAPAPESRAVVDIRSSYGLFINGKFVDPADGTSFKSVNPATEEVLAEIAEAGETDIDRAVAAARAAYAKTWSSMSGRDRGKYLFRIARLIQERSRELAVLESIDNGKPIRESRDVDIPLVAAYFFYYAGWADKLEYAGYGPDPRPYGVAAQVIPWNFPLLMLAWKIAPALATGNTVVLKPAETTPLTALLFAEICQQADLPPGVVNIITGAGATGRALVEHGDVDKVAFTGSTEVGKAIARSVAGTAKKATLELGGKAANIIFDDAPVDQAIEGIVNGIFFNQGHVCCAGSRLLVQESVYDDVLASLKRRLATLRVGDPLDKNTDVGAINSAEQLERVRTLSDVGESEGAERWSPACDLPDRGFWFPPTVFTGVSQAHRIAREEIFGPVLSVLTFRTPAEAVEKANNTPFGLSAGVWTDKGSRILWMSQQLRAGVVWANTFNRFDPTSPFGGYKESGYGREGGRHGLGAYLVSSERSGR; via the coding sequence ATGGCCAAGTTCGAGTACGCACCGGCGCCGGAATCGCGTGCCGTCGTCGACATCAGGAGCTCTTACGGACTGTTCATCAACGGCAAGTTCGTCGACCCCGCTGATGGCACGTCGTTCAAGTCGGTCAACCCGGCCACCGAAGAGGTTCTGGCCGAGATCGCCGAGGCGGGCGAAACCGACATCGATCGTGCGGTCGCGGCTGCACGTGCCGCATACGCGAAGACCTGGTCGTCAATGTCCGGCCGCGACCGCGGCAAATACTTGTTCCGCATCGCGCGGCTGATCCAGGAACGCTCGCGCGAGCTGGCGGTGCTGGAGTCCATCGACAACGGCAAGCCGATCCGCGAATCGCGCGACGTGGACATCCCGCTCGTCGCGGCCTATTTCTTCTACTACGCAGGCTGGGCGGACAAACTGGAGTACGCCGGGTACGGCCCAGATCCGCGCCCCTATGGAGTCGCGGCGCAGGTCATTCCCTGGAACTTCCCGCTGCTGATGCTTGCGTGGAAGATCGCTCCGGCCTTGGCCACCGGCAACACCGTCGTCCTCAAGCCGGCCGAGACCACGCCGCTCACCGCCCTGCTCTTCGCCGAGATCTGTCAGCAGGCCGACCTTCCGCCCGGGGTGGTGAACATCATCACCGGTGCGGGCGCCACCGGACGTGCGCTCGTCGAACACGGCGACGTCGACAAGGTCGCCTTCACCGGTTCTACCGAGGTCGGCAAGGCGATTGCCCGCAGTGTCGCCGGAACCGCCAAGAAGGCGACGCTGGAGCTGGGCGGCAAGGCGGCGAACATCATCTTCGACGACGCGCCTGTCGACCAAGCCATCGAGGGCATCGTCAACGGCATCTTCTTCAACCAGGGACACGTCTGCTGTGCCGGCTCCCGGCTGCTCGTCCAGGAGTCGGTGTACGACGACGTCCTGGCCAGCCTCAAGCGTCGCCTGGCCACACTCCGGGTCGGCGATCCGCTGGACAAGAACACCGACGTCGGCGCCATCAACTCCGCCGAGCAGCTGGAGCGGGTCCGCACACTGTCCGACGTCGGCGAAAGTGAAGGAGCCGAACGTTGGTCACCAGCCTGCGACCTGCCGGATCGCGGCTTCTGGTTCCCGCCCACCGTCTTCACCGGGGTTTCCCAGGCACACCGCATCGCCCGCGAGGAGATCTTCGGGCCGGTCCTGTCCGTACTGACCTTCCGCACTCCCGCCGAGGCGGTCGAGAAGGCGAACAACACGCCGTTCGGGCTCTCCGCCGGGGTCTGGACCGACAAGGGTTCGCGCATCCTGTGGATGTCGCAGCAGCTCCGCGCCGGGGTGGTATGGGCCAACACGTTCAACCGCTTCGACCCGACATCGCCGTTCGGCGGTTACAAGGAATCGGGGTACGGCCGTGAGGGCGGCCGCCACGGGCTCGGAGCGTATCTGGTGTCGAGCGAGCGGAGTGGCCGGTGA